The nucleotide sequence CTCCTCAACGCTGAGGGCGTCGTACGGCCGCACGGTCTCGGTCATCGGCAAGACCGCTCGCGTCCGGCCGCAGCCGGCCAAGGCTGGATAGCATCGCCCGGGCGGTCAGCTTCGAGAATCGCGCGTGGGCCTGTGGCGCATGTCACGCGGAGTCGCGGTGTACGCGGCGGCTGAGCGGGCACTCCATCGATCACGTGCTCCGAATCTGTGATGTCACGTTTCCAAATCAGTGAGGGACAGATGAAGTTTTCACGATTGGCGATCGCTGCCGCGATTAGCGGCGGGATCGTACTGTCGGCTCAGGCCGTGCCGGCCTCCGCGACGGATTCCGCGACGGATCGCGGTGTCGCAGCCTACCCAGGGGCAGCGCCGTGGCACTGGCATTCCTCGGGCGGTCTGACGCCAGGGGGCGGCTGGGGCGCCTTCGCGCCCTGGAGCGCGAGCTTCAAGACCGCAGCGCTGCCGGAAGACAGGCGGGCACCCCTGAAGCGCTTCCGCGTCGGTCCGCTCTATGGTGCCGTTGGCGGCCCTCACACCGGCGGTGTTCACAGTGGACTGGACATAGGCGCCCGGCAGGGGACCCCGATCTACGCCATCTCTGACGGCAAGGTTGTCGTATCCGATTGGCAGGGCGCTGCGGGCCAGGCGGTCACCATCCGTACTTCCGACCGGAAGCTCATCTTGTACGCGCACATGAGCAAGCTGATAGCCAAGCGTGGCCAGAAGGTCCAGGCCGGCGACCTGATCGGACGGGTCGGATCGACCGGCAACTCCACAGGCCCTCACCTGCATCTTGGCGTGACTCGTCCGAACGGGTCAATGATGGATCCGCTGAAGTGGTTGGACTTGACGTCCCGCGAACTCAGGCAAATCGGCCGCGGATAGACGCTGCCCGGTCAGCCGAAGTAGTCCAAGTAGGCGGATTCGCTGTCTGACTTAGAGCTCGACTGACACCAGTGGGAGATGTCTTCGCTGGCGATGGCCTGCCCGCCGGGGCCGCGTGCCTTGACCGTCAGCGTGACGTTGATGTTGGCCGGAATGGCTGTCAGGAAGAGCGTCCACTCATCTCCGATCTTCGTGAGTATCCGCCGAGCGGACAGCTCACTGCCATGGGCTCGCCATGACACCGTGGCTCGCTCCACTGTGCCTTTGACAACGATCACTCGGATGTCGCCGCTAAACAGATTCGGGCACTTCCGGGTGGTTACCTCGTTCCAGACGAGCTCGAGCTTGGGCGGCTTGGGCTTCTTGGCGCGCCCCCCATCCGTAGCCGGTTCCTGGTCCGGCGCGGCATTGGCCGCAGCGGATTCGGTTGTCGCGAGTGAATCGTCGCCGCCAGCGGGGCGCTGGACCGTCGCCCAGAAACCGGCAACGGCCAGAGTGCACGCGGCGATCACTATCGCTATGACATTTCGCCTGGATGGCTTGCTGGGCTGCTGCTCGCCCTCGTCGCTTGTTGAGCTTGGCACGTGGCAACCATACGACGCGTCCGCCGCCCGAATTGGCCGTTTCGTGCTACCGGGTCAAGGCGAGGCGGTTCCCGATCGCCGAGCCACGCCGCTGGAGATGAACTCAGCGGCCCGGCGTTGAAGGAATGCCTAGTCGAATGGCGGGCTGATCAGCTCAGGCTGACCAGCGTTCTGGTGAAGGACCACACGGTAGTGGCGCCCCCCACGGTGCTCTGGGTTGTACCACCGCAGCATGTACCGGTGTCCGTCTGAGTTGGCCCGGCCATCGTGTCGGATTTCCAGATGCCAACCGGAGTCACTGGCCGGGGTGCCGTCACCGCACGCAGCCGTCCTCCAAGGCTCGTCGTCGCCATCACGGCTCTGGATCGTTACCAGGGGCTCGTGCCAATGCAGGTCTCCTGGGGACACGTCCCGCCATCTGGTCTCCCAGTAGGCCGACTGTCGCGTCGTCGGCATGTGGAACGTCGGTGGGTTCAGGAATTTCCGCTCGACCTTGACGCCATCAGGACGGGCTAAGTAGCGGTGTGCCTTCAAGGAGAACGACGCCTCGGACATGCTCTCGGGCGGGTGGTTACCGCCTTCCGAAGACAGGCCAGCCGCGACTTCCGAGGCGTGCTGTGCCAGGAAGCCGACGGTATTCGGACCGTAGATGGTGTGCCCGCCCTCGTAGAACTGCCGCTCGTACTCCTCGGGGGTTGTGCAGTAGCCGACATACCCGTTCGCTACGGAGGAAACAATCACGCGCTGGCCGTGCTCGGCGTTCGGGAGGGCCTTCTCGACGGTCTGCGCGATTCGCCTTCCGGCTGCGCAAGTGATCTCGAAGGGCATACCGACGAGCGTCGTACCGTCGATGCGCAGGACATGAACGGAAAGAATCCGGGGGAAGGACGCTCCCGGAGCGATCAAAGGCTGCAGGGCGCGCGAGGCGAGGATCCACTTCGAGCCATGCGGATCGCTCTCGCGGTGAGGCTTGGGCGACCCTGCCCTGAACGGGGGGATGCGGTGGATCAGTGGCGTAGTGTTCTCGTCCGCGCCGGCCACCAGGGCGGCGCCAGCCGCTGGCGCTGGCAGTGTCACGCCCCCGATTGATGGGTTGGTGTCCAGGTCGATCTCGCGCAACCCGATCGCCAAGCCGATGTCGGTAGACGCCGCAGTTTCCAGACTCTGCCAAAGCTCGGCCGCCTTGGCGCCGATCTCGCGGCCGACACGCTCGGCCTCGTCGTAAACGGCCAGCTTCGGTCTCACCGCGGGGGCGATGTCCCCGTGCGTGCACTGCATGGCCCCGACGATCGGTCGAGTCTTGGTCTGGCTCTCGGCTCGGTTCGCCAGTTCGCCACACACGTAGGCCCACACGTCCGCGTTGTAATCGGACTCATGCTCTGAAACGCCTGTGCCGTGGATAGAGAAGATGACGAAGGCCCCCAACGGCTTCGCCTTCTTCCTTCTGGGACGCTTCCCGGCGCCTGACTTGGCCGTGGGTGGTTCGGGAGCGGCATCGACGCGGATGACGTGCAGGTCTGGGTTGATCGCCTGGAACCTGCGCTGGTCCGCTGAGTCGCTGACGGTCGACTCACCGGCTCGGATGTGGGCCTTCAGCGAGCGGTTGCGCGTGCTCCCCCAGACTTGGGTGGTGCCAATCGCGACGGTGGCCGGGCGCCGGTTCTGGTACGCCTCGATGACTGCTGAAGTGATTTGCTCCACAAGGAACTGGGTCCACGCTGGATCGAATCCGGGATGGTTCGCGGCGAAGCGGTTGTAGAAGTCAGAGCCGAAGTACTGGCCCGGACCTGCGTGGGTATGCGTGGCACCCATGAATATGCCGTCCGCGGGAATGTCCGTGACCTCGGCGACGCCCCTGGCTACCAGATGCTGCACTACCCGCGATCCGCTCAGCAGGTCGGCGAAGATGATCGCGACCGATGATGTGCCCTCGCGAAGGTGCAGAACCCTGGCGCGTAGACGGGTCCGGAAGCCGGAGCCGTCGTGGGCGAGTGATGAGTAGCCAGCCTTGGGCATTCCGGGTGGAGGAGTGATGTCGACTTCAGCCACACCCGCCAATGTCTCGGCGATCTTCGGAAGCGAGCCGCTCGTCGGAATGTCGATCGTGAAGCGCGCCTCCCCCCTGTCGGCAGCGACGAACGGTAACAGTGGGCTGTGATTCCGGATGTCCCATGTCATATGTGGAAGCTACGCGTCGCCGGGTTTCGTTGCACAACCGGACGTGGCCAGCGTTCGCCACGGGCGCTGGACACGTGATTCAGTTGGCGCGTAATACCTGGGGCACTGCCGCGCGTTGCGTGACAATGGCCTTGGAGAATCGAGAGAGGAAGTCGAGCGTGTGCCGCTTGTTCGGGATGAACGCTGGTCGCCGGACAGTGCGCGCCGAGTATTGGCTGGCCGACGCCCCTGACAGCATGCTCGAGCAGAGCCGCCGCAACCCCGACGGTTCCGGGATCGGGTGGTACGAAGCGGACGGGAAGCCACGCGTGGATAAGCAGTCAGCCGCCGCGTACGCCGATCCGGAGTTCGAGCGGACAGCGAGCCGAGTCACAGCCACCACGCTCGTTACCCACGTGCGTTTCGCCACGGTTGGGGCGCACACGGTCGCGAACACTCACCCGTTCCGCATGAGGGGCCGGTTGATGGCTCACAACGGCGGCTTCGGTGACCTGGACCGCGTCGACCAGCAACTCGGCCCGTACAGAGACCTCGTACTTGGGCAGACCGACTCGGAGAGATTCGCGGCGCTGATCTGCCAGCAGACAGACGTCCACGATGGCGACGTGGCGTCCGGCATGGTCCATGCCGCCAAATGGCTGGCCCGCAACGTCCCAGTCTCATCATTGAACTGCGTGGTCGTCTCTCCCGGCAGGATGTGGGCCCTTCGCTACCCTGACTGCCGTTCGCTGCACGTCGCGACCAGGTCTGTGTGTGACGGCTCGCGCGAACCGGGCTGGAGCGGCCGGTCGCGACTCGCGGAGCATCGCATCATGGGCGATCCCGACGGCGAGTCAACGCGAGTCGCGCTCGTTGCCAGCGAGAGGATTGACGGGCGTGACGACTGGCGGCAGCTGGATCCCGGGGAACTGCTCTACATTGACGAGGATCTGCGGGTGGAGTCGCATAAGGCGGTAGAAGGCCCCCCCGAGTTTCCGCAGCCAGCGGGTAACTCGGATCCGAACGATGACAGCGATTGATCGTAGGGAGATACGCGGCATGGCGACGACTAGCGAAAGACCGTACCAGGATCTGTTGCGCTGGAGCAC is from Candidatus Nanopelagicales bacterium and encodes:
- a CDS encoding class II glutamine amidotransferase, with the protein product MSYVEATRRRVSLHNRTWPAFATGAGHVIQLARNTWGTAARCVTMALENRERKSSVCRLFGMNAGRRTVRAEYWLADAPDSMLEQSRRNPDGSGIGWYEADGKPRVDKQSAAAYADPEFERTASRVTATTLVTHVRFATVGAHTVANTHPFRMRGRLMAHNGGFGDLDRVDQQLGPYRDLVLGQTDSERFAALICQQTDVHDGDVASGMVHAAKWLARNVPVSSLNCVVVSPGRMWALRYPDCRSLHVATRSVCDGSREPGWSGRSRLAEHRIMGDPDGESTRVALVASERIDGRDDWRQLDPGELLYIDEDLRVESHKAVEGPPEFPQPAGNSDPNDDSD
- a CDS encoding M23 family metallopeptidase, with product MKFSRLAIAAAISGGIVLSAQAVPASATDSATDRGVAAYPGAAPWHWHSSGGLTPGGGWGAFAPWSASFKTAALPEDRRAPLKRFRVGPLYGAVGGPHTGGVHSGLDIGARQGTPIYAISDGKVVVSDWQGAAGQAVTIRTSDRKLILYAHMSKLIAKRGQKVQAGDLIGRVGSTGNSTGPHLHLGVTRPNGSMMDPLKWLDLTSRELRQIGRG
- a CDS encoding neutral/alkaline non-lysosomal ceramidase N-terminal domain-containing protein gives rise to the protein MTWDIRNHSPLLPFVAADRGEARFTIDIPTSGSLPKIAETLAGVAEVDITPPPGMPKAGYSSLAHDGSGFRTRLRARVLHLREGTSSVAIIFADLLSGSRVVQHLVARGVAEVTDIPADGIFMGATHTHAGPGQYFGSDFYNRFAANHPGFDPAWTQFLVEQITSAVIEAYQNRRPATVAIGTTQVWGSTRNRSLKAHIRAGESTVSDSADQRRFQAINPDLHVIRVDAAPEPPTAKSGAGKRPRRKKAKPLGAFVIFSIHGTGVSEHESDYNADVWAYVCGELANRAESQTKTRPIVGAMQCTHGDIAPAVRPKLAVYDEAERVGREIGAKAAELWQSLETAASTDIGLAIGLREIDLDTNPSIGGVTLPAPAAGAALVAGADENTTPLIHRIPPFRAGSPKPHRESDPHGSKWILASRALQPLIAPGASFPRILSVHVLRIDGTTLVGMPFEITCAAGRRIAQTVEKALPNAEHGQRVIVSSVANGYVGYCTTPEEYERQFYEGGHTIYGPNTVGFLAQHASEVAAGLSSEGGNHPPESMSEASFSLKAHRYLARPDGVKVERKFLNPPTFHMPTTRQSAYWETRWRDVSPGDLHWHEPLVTIQSRDGDDEPWRTAACGDGTPASDSGWHLEIRHDGRANSDGHRYMLRWYNPEHRGGRHYRVVLHQNAGQPELISPPFD